The following proteins are encoded in a genomic region of Cyclonatronum proteinivorum:
- a CDS encoding NAD(+)/NADH kinase → MNISLIVNADIPERCVATRQIQDILTGQRQQVLLHEALINRLEVSASPYVQSFATEQEAVAQSDVVISVGGDGTMLHTARLTAETGKPILGINVGKLGFLADTQLPQAEEAIRQLIGGQWETESRFTLKARAAGSTEDFFALNEFLFTRQSAVSMITLEVFFGDQKVNKYWADGLIVATPTGSTAYNLSAGGPILLPEVPVMVITPVCPHALTTRSLVMPANRSIRIRAVPPEQQILFSNDGKICNLTENQPLDIQIERSEFDVRLVKLPGRNYFETLREKLMWGMDLRD, encoded by the coding sequence ATGAACATCAGCCTGATCGTGAATGCAGATATCCCCGAACGGTGCGTAGCTACGCGTCAGATTCAGGATATTCTGACAGGTCAGCGGCAGCAGGTATTGCTGCATGAGGCGCTCATTAACCGGCTTGAAGTGTCCGCCTCCCCCTATGTTCAAAGCTTTGCTACCGAGCAGGAAGCCGTAGCACAAAGCGATGTGGTCATCTCCGTTGGCGGCGACGGCACCATGCTGCACACCGCCCGGCTTACTGCTGAGACCGGCAAGCCCATTCTGGGAATTAACGTCGGCAAGCTGGGTTTCCTGGCCGATACGCAGCTTCCGCAGGCTGAAGAAGCCATCCGGCAGCTCATCGGCGGACAGTGGGAAACCGAAAGCCGTTTCACCCTGAAAGCACGGGCCGCCGGCAGCACCGAGGACTTTTTTGCCCTGAATGAATTTCTGTTCACGCGGCAGTCCGCTGTTTCCATGATCACGCTGGAAGTCTTTTTCGGCGATCAGAAAGTGAACAAATACTGGGCCGACGGCCTCATCGTTGCAACGCCGACCGGTTCAACGGCCTACAACCTCTCAGCAGGCGGCCCCATTTTGCTGCCTGAGGTGCCGGTTATGGTCATCACGCCGGTTTGTCCGCACGCGCTCACTACGCGCTCCCTGGTGATGCCCGCAAACCGCAGCATCCGGATTCGCGCAGTGCCGCCCGAGCAGCAAATTTTATTTTCGAATGACGGTAAAATTTGTAACCTTACCGAAAATCAGCCGCTTGATATTCAAATAGAACGCAGTGAATTTGATGTCCGGCTTGTTAAACTTCCCGGCCGCAATTATTTCGAGACCCTGCGGGAAAAACTCATGTGGGGCATGGACCTCCGCGACTAA
- the mdh gene encoding malate dehydrogenase: MKITVVGAGGNVGSTAALTVAQRNFAKQVVAIDLEKKDGEKTFYPAKGRALDQWQTAPIHGFSTHLFGSSNYEDTKGSDICIITAGVPRRPGMSRDDLLSINANIVKSVTEQLVAHSPDTIIIVVSNPLDVMTYVAWKASGLPSSKVMGMAGILDTARYCAFLAEELNVSPKDIQCQILGGHGDTMVPLPRYTTVSGIPIRQLISDEKLNAIIERAKVGGGELVGLMGTSAWYAPGAAAAQMAEAIALDENRIFPCSAWLTGEFGHKDLYIGVPVKLNRQGISEIVQIDLDADEQKLFDDSVASVRTALEDLERIMK; the protein is encoded by the coding sequence ATGAAAATCACAGTAGTAGGAGCCGGCGGAAACGTAGGCTCAACCGCAGCCCTTACCGTAGCCCAGCGTAACTTTGCCAAGCAGGTCGTAGCTATCGACCTCGAGAAAAAAGACGGCGAAAAAACTTTCTATCCGGCTAAAGGCCGTGCCCTTGATCAGTGGCAGACCGCCCCGATTCACGGCTTCAGCACCCATCTTTTCGGCAGCAGCAACTACGAAGACACCAAAGGCTCTGACATCTGTATCATCACCGCCGGTGTACCGCGCCGCCCGGGTATGAGCCGCGACGACCTTCTGAGCATCAATGCCAATATCGTGAAAAGCGTAACCGAGCAGCTCGTTGCACACTCGCCTGATACCATCATCATTGTGGTTTCCAACCCGCTTGATGTGATGACCTACGTAGCCTGGAAAGCTTCCGGACTGCCATCTTCCAAAGTGATGGGCATGGCCGGTATCCTTGATACCGCCCGCTACTGCGCATTCCTCGCTGAAGAGCTCAACGTTTCCCCGAAAGACATTCAGTGCCAGATTCTGGGCGGTCACGGCGATACCATGGTTCCGCTGCCCCGCTACACAACCGTTTCCGGTATCCCGATTCGTCAGCTCATTTCTGACGAAAAACTCAACGCCATCATCGAGCGCGCCAAAGTGGGCGGCGGTGAACTCGTAGGCCTTATGGGCACCTCCGCCTGGTACGCACCGGGTGCCGCTGCCGCACAAATGGCCGAAGCCATTGCCCTCGATGAAAACCGCATCTTCCCGTGCTCCGCATGGCTGACCGGCGAGTTTGGCCACAAAGACCTCTACATCGGCGTTCCGGTTAAACTGAACCGTCAGGGTATCAGCGAAATCGTACAAATTGATCTCGACGCCGACGAGCAGAAGCTGTTCGACGACTCCGTAGCTTCGGTCCGCACCGCACTTGAAGACCTCGAGCGCATCATGAAGTAA